One Stenotrophomonas oahuensis genomic region harbors:
- the smc gene encoding chromosome segregation protein SMC, producing MRLSTIKLSGFKSFVDPTTLHLPTNMTGVVGPNGCGKSNIIDAVRWVMGESSASRLRGDSLTDVIFSGSSARKPVSQATVELIFDNTDHTISGEYASFNEISVKRTVSRDGSSNYYLNGTKCRRRDITDLFLGTGLGPRSYSIIEQGMISQIIEARPEDLRVYLEEAAGISKYKERRKETETRIRHTRENLDRLNDLREEIGKQLEHLKRQARQAEQYQALQEERKVKDAEWKALEFRNLDGRLGSLREALSQEETRLQQFIAEQRDAEARIETSRVRREEAADALSTAQAEVYQVGSTLARLEQQIQHQKEMSQRLHKARDETQQALADLGQHISGDEAKLIVLREAVEQAEPQLEQLQEENEIKQEALRDAESRLSDWQARWEAHTRSTSEASRAGEVERTRVDYLDRQVLEADRRREALAAERTGLDLDALAEAFEELHLQHETQKAALDGLTEAVESRKEAVAGLQERQRTGQSELADIRKQAQAARGRLSSLETLQQAALGQEQGAAVAWLKQHGLDSGARVGERLTVDSGWENAVESALGQLIEGVLVDAPEQLVGALAELGEGRIALVSAEQEPLAVAPTSLAAKVQGPTAIRRLLARLHAADDLEQARALQATLADGDSVITRGGERLGEGWVRVSRSGAAKQGALLREREIVTLREQIDALQEREATLEEQLAAFRDQLLAGEQQREDAQRQLYLAHRSVSELGGQLQSQQGKVEAARTRIDRIEGELAQLIETLDTGREQVREARARLDDAVSSMGDLESVRQALEGERRQLSDARDQAREAARTVRERSHSLALTLESQRAQLTSLGQALERMSTQRGQLDSRLGELHAQLDDGDTPVTALEAEHQNALGERVRADRVLGEARTLLEGIDAELRTFEQTRHQRDEQALAQRERISQRKLDQQALVLSAEQLTASVEKAGFVLQDVINTLPEEARISDWEQAVHQIDGRMRRLEPVNLAAIQEYGEASQRSDYLDAQNTDLCTALETLEDAIRKIDRETRGRFKDTFDRVNAGVQQLYPRLFGGGHAYLELTGEDLLDTGVAIMARPPGKRVSSISLLSGGEKAMTAVALVFAIFQLNPAPFCLLDEVDAPLDEANVGRLANMVKEMSEKVQFLFVSHNKATMEAAHQLSGVTMREPGVSRLVSVDLEEAARLAGAA from the coding sequence ATGCGTCTGTCCACGATCAAGCTCTCCGGCTTCAAGTCGTTCGTTGATCCCACCACCCTGCATCTGCCCACCAACATGACCGGTGTGGTCGGGCCCAATGGCTGTGGCAAGTCCAACATCATCGACGCCGTGCGCTGGGTCATGGGCGAAAGCTCGGCCAGCCGGCTGCGTGGCGATTCGCTGACCGACGTCATTTTCTCCGGCTCGTCCGCGCGCAAGCCCGTCTCACAGGCCACCGTCGAACTCATTTTCGACAATACCGACCACACCATCTCCGGCGAATATGCCTCGTTCAACGAGATCTCGGTCAAGCGCACGGTCAGCCGCGATGGCAGCAGCAACTATTATCTGAACGGCACCAAGTGCCGTCGGCGCGACATCACCGATCTGTTCCTGGGCACCGGCCTCGGCCCGCGCAGCTACTCCATCATCGAGCAGGGCATGATCAGCCAGATCATCGAAGCCCGGCCCGAAGACCTGCGCGTCTACCTGGAAGAAGCTGCTGGCATCTCCAAGTACAAGGAGCGCCGCAAGGAAACCGAAACCCGCATCCGTCACACCCGCGAAAACCTCGACCGCTTGAACGACCTGCGCGAGGAAATCGGCAAACAGCTCGAGCACCTCAAGCGCCAGGCCCGTCAGGCCGAGCAGTACCAGGCCCTGCAGGAAGAGCGCAAGGTCAAGGACGCCGAGTGGAAGGCGCTGGAGTTCCGCAATCTCGACGGCCGCCTGGGCAGCCTGCGCGAGGCGCTGTCGCAGGAAGAAACCCGCCTGCAGCAATTCATTGCCGAGCAGCGCGATGCCGAAGCCCGCATCGAGACCAGTCGCGTGCGCCGTGAGGAAGCCGCTGACGCCCTCAGCACCGCCCAGGCCGAGGTGTATCAGGTCGGCAGCACCCTGGCCCGGCTCGAACAGCAGATCCAGCACCAGAAGGAAATGTCGCAGCGCCTGCACAAGGCGCGCGATGAAACCCAGCAGGCGCTGGCTGACCTCGGTCAGCACATCAGCGGCGACGAAGCCAAGCTGATCGTGTTGCGCGAAGCCGTTGAACAGGCCGAGCCGCAGCTGGAGCAGCTGCAGGAAGAAAACGAGATCAAGCAGGAAGCCCTGCGCGACGCCGAAAGCCGGCTGTCTGACTGGCAGGCGCGCTGGGAAGCCCATACCCGCAGCACGTCCGAAGCCTCGCGCGCCGGCGAAGTGGAACGCACCCGCGTCGATTACCTCGACCGTCAGGTGCTGGAAGCCGACCGCCGCCGCGAAGCCTTGGCTGCCGAGCGCACCGGGCTGGATCTGGATGCCCTGGCCGAAGCGTTTGAAGAGCTGCACCTGCAGCACGAAACCCAGAAGGCCGCGCTGGATGGGCTGACTGAAGCCGTGGAGTCCCGCAAGGAAGCCGTGGCGGGCCTGCAGGAGCGCCAGCGCACTGGCCAGAGTGAACTCGCCGACATCCGCAAGCAGGCCCAGGCCGCGCGTGGTCGCCTGTCGTCGCTGGAAACCCTGCAGCAGGCGGCCCTCGGCCAGGAGCAGGGCGCTGCCGTGGCCTGGCTCAAGCAGCACGGGCTGGACTCCGGTGCCCGCGTTGGCGAGCGTCTCACCGTCGACAGCGGCTGGGAAAACGCCGTGGAAAGCGCACTCGGTCAGCTGATCGAAGGCGTGCTGGTCGACGCTCCCGAACAGCTGGTTGGCGCACTGGCCGAGCTGGGCGAGGGCCGTATCGCCCTGGTCAGCGCCGAGCAGGAGCCGCTCGCCGTGGCTCCAACCTCGCTGGCCGCCAAGGTGCAGGGCCCGACCGCCATCCGCCGCCTGCTGGCCCGCCTGCATGCCGCCGACGATCTGGAACAGGCGCGCGCGCTGCAGGCCACACTCGCCGACGGCGATTCGGTGATCACCCGTGGCGGCGAACGCCTGGGCGAGGGCTGGGTGCGCGTGTCGCGCTCCGGCGCTGCCAAGCAGGGTGCACTGCTGCGCGAACGCGAAATCGTCACCCTGCGCGAACAGATCGACGCCCTGCAGGAACGCGAAGCCACCCTCGAAGAACAGCTCGCCGCGTTCCGTGACCAGCTGCTGGCCGGCGAACAGCAGCGCGAAGATGCCCAGCGCCAGCTGTATCTGGCCCACCGCAGTGTCTCCGAGCTGGGTGGCCAGCTGCAGAGCCAGCAGGGCAAGGTCGAGGCCGCGCGTACCCGCATCGATCGCATCGAAGGCGAACTCGCCCAGCTGATTGAAACCCTCGACACCGGACGTGAGCAGGTGCGCGAAGCGCGCGCCCGTCTCGATGACGCGGTCAGCAGCATGGGTGACCTTGAATCCGTGCGTCAGGCGCTGGAAGGTGAACGTCGCCAGCTCAGTGACGCCCGCGATCAGGCCCGCGAAGCCGCGCGCACGGTGCGCGAGCGCTCGCATTCGCTCGCCCTCACTCTGGAATCGCAGCGCGCCCAGCTCACGTCGCTGGGGCAGGCGCTGGAACGCATGAGCACCCAGCGCGGCCAGCTCGATTCGCGCCTGGGCGAGCTGCACGCGCAGCTGGACGACGGCGATACCCCTGTTACCGCACTTGAGGCCGAGCACCAGAATGCCCTCGGCGAGCGTGTCCGCGCCGACCGCGTGCTGGGCGAGGCCCGCACCTTGCTGGAAGGCATCGACGCCGAACTGCGCACCTTCGAACAGACCCGCCATCAGCGCGACGAGCAGGCCCTGGCCCAGCGTGAACGCATTTCCCAGCGCAAGCTCGACCAGCAGGCGCTGGTGCTGAGCGCCGAGCAGCTCACTGCCTCGGTGGAAAAGGCCGGCTTCGTGCTGCAGGACGTGATCAACACGCTGCCCGAAGAGGCGCGCATCAGCGACTGGGAGCAGGCCGTGCACCAGATTGACGGCCGCATGCGCCGACTGGAGCCGGTCAATCTGGCCGCCATCCAGGAATACGGCGAAGCCTCGCAGCGTTCGGACTATCTGGACGCGCAGAACACCGACCTGTGCACCGCGCTGGAAACCCTTGAAGACGCCATCCGCAAGATCGACCGCGAAACCCGTGGCCGCTTCAAGGACACCTTTGACCGGGTCAACGCCGGCGTGCAGCAGCTGTACCCGCGCCTGTTCGGCGGCGGCCACGCCTATCTGGAACTGACCGGTGAAGACCTGCTCGACACCGGTGTTGCGATCATGGCGCGCCCGCCGGGCAAACGCGTGTCCAGCATCTCGCTGCTGTCCGGTGGCGAGAAGGCGATGACCGCAGTGGCGCTGGTGTTTGCGATCTTCCAGCTCAACCCCGCGCCGTTCTGCCTGCTGGACGAAGTGGACGCACCGCTGGACGAAGCCAACGTCGGCCGCCTCGCCAACATGGTCAAGGAAATGAGCGAAAAGGTGCAGTTCCTGTTCGTGAGCCACAACAAGGCGACCATGGAGGCAGCCCACCAGTTGTCGGGCGTCACCATGCGCGAACCGGGGGTCAGCCGACTGGTCAGCGTGGACCTGGAAGAAGCGGCACGATTGGCGGGCGCGGCCTGA
- the rplI gene encoding 50S ribosomal protein L9 — MQLILIKKVKNLGTLGDLVEVKPGYGRNFLVPNGFAVPATETNKAEFEAKRADYEAKANAIHAEAEARKAKLEGQSVTIAANASTEGKLYGSVGPRDIAEAFTKAGLPVEKSEVILGEGAFRNVGEFDVVVALHADVETTVKVIVVGEA; from the coding sequence ATGCAGCTGATCCTCATCAAGAAGGTCAAGAACCTGGGCACCCTGGGTGACCTGGTCGAAGTGAAGCCGGGCTACGGCCGTAACTTCCTGGTTCCGAACGGCTTCGCCGTGCCGGCAACCGAAACCAACAAGGCCGAGTTCGAAGCCAAGCGCGCCGACTACGAAGCCAAGGCCAACGCCATCCACGCCGAAGCTGAAGCCCGCAAGGCCAAGCTGGAAGGCCAGAGCGTGACCATCGCCGCCAACGCTTCGACCGAAGGCAAGCTGTACGGCTCGGTCGGCCCGCGCGACATCGCCGAAGCCTTCACCAAGGCCGGCCTGCCGGTGGAAAAGAGCGAAGTGATCCTGGGCGAAGGCGCCTTCCGCAACGTCGGCGAGTTCGACGTCGTGGTGGCCCTGCACGCAGACGTCGAAACCACCGTCAAGGTGATCGTGGTCGGCGAAGCCTGA
- the rpsR gene encoding 30S ribosomal protein S18 has translation MSKFFRRRKFCKFTAEGVKEIDYKDLNTLRQYLTENGKIVPSRVTGTKSKYQRQLATAVKRARFLALIPYTDNHDV, from the coding sequence ATGTCCAAGTTCTTCCGTCGCCGCAAGTTCTGCAAGTTCACGGCTGAAGGTGTGAAGGAGATCGACTACAAGGATCTCAACACCCTGCGCCAGTACCTGACCGAGAACGGCAAGATCGTGCCGAGCCGCGTCACCGGCACCAAGTCGAAGTACCAGCGCCAGCTGGCCACGGCCGTCAAGCGCGCCCGTTTCCTGGCCCTGATCCCGTACACCGACAACCACGACGTCTGA
- the rpsF gene encoding 30S ribosomal protein S6, with protein sequence MSRHYEVVFMVHPDQSEQVPAMIERYKSLIEAGNGTIHRLEDWGRRQLAYPIQNLVKAHYVLLNIEVDQAVLTELTESFKFNDAVLRNLVIKRDEADTEQSLIMKSKDEKGDKPERGERRRRDDEEGEAANTADNEAGDDAASAA encoded by the coding sequence ATGAGTCGTCATTACGAAGTCGTGTTCATGGTCCACCCGGACCAGAGCGAACAGGTCCCGGCCATGATCGAGCGCTACAAGTCGCTGATCGAAGCCGGCAACGGCACCATCCACCGTCTGGAAGACTGGGGCCGTCGTCAGCTGGCTTACCCGATCCAGAACCTGGTGAAGGCACACTACGTGCTGCTCAACATCGAAGTCGATCAGGCCGTCCTGACCGAACTGACCGAAAGCTTCAAGTTCAACGACGCCGTGCTGCGCAACCTGGTCATCAAGCGTGACGAGGCTGACACCGAGCAGTCGCTGATCATGAAGAGCAAGGACGAGAAGGGTGACAAGCCCGAGCGTGGCGAGCGTCGTCGTCGTGACGACGAAGAAGGCGAAGCCGCCAACACCGCTGACAACGAAGCCGGCGACGACGCCGCTTCTGCCGCCTAA
- a CDS encoding DUF6941 family protein, with protein MPDEVIGSSGVPVVRARAAHAIFCDDLRHEDSGKLLIIGMYGEEMGVPAFPLQLPVFTILVSASTPADEPFKSLEVKVYFGEEEIASRAAPPEAIAQLSAASAESAMPLMAPSPRGGYVTNRWRVNVQLAPFVVSRPGVLRVRVVTESEEIPAGGLRIRQLEVSPSHG; from the coding sequence ATGCCTGACGAAGTGATTGGCAGCTCCGGCGTCCCGGTCGTTCGTGCCAGGGCCGCACATGCGATTTTCTGCGACGATCTCCGCCACGAAGACTCGGGAAAGCTGCTGATCATTGGAATGTATGGGGAGGAGATGGGCGTGCCCGCCTTTCCCCTTCAGTTACCGGTATTCACAATTCTGGTGTCTGCGTCCACGCCGGCCGATGAACCCTTCAAAAGTTTGGAGGTGAAGGTGTACTTTGGAGAGGAGGAGATCGCGTCACGTGCGGCTCCTCCTGAGGCAATTGCGCAGCTTTCCGCGGCCAGTGCCGAATCCGCAATGCCACTGATGGCGCCGTCGCCGCGGGGCGGCTACGTGACGAATAGGTGGCGCGTGAATGTCCAGTTGGCCCCCTTTGTAGTGTCCAGGCCAGGTGTTCTTCGTGTCCGCGTGGTTACGGAGTCTGAGGAGATTCCGGCTGGCGGCCTGAGGATCCGCCAGCTTGAAGTCAGCCCGTCGCACGGATAA
- a CDS encoding HesB/IscA family protein: protein MAVSLTPVAFARVQKFVAQTPGALGLRFGVTRTGCSGWGHITDLARDQREGDTVFEQDGVRIYVDAASLDLVDGTEIDFGKQGLSETFTFKNPNATAECGCGESFTTDADKA, encoded by the coding sequence ATGGCCGTAAGCCTTACCCCTGTTGCCTTTGCCCGCGTGCAGAAGTTCGTTGCCCAGACCCCGGGCGCACTGGGCCTGCGCTTTGGCGTGACCCGCACTGGCTGTTCGGGCTGGGGCCACATCACCGACCTGGCCCGCGACCAGCGCGAAGGCGACACCGTGTTCGAGCAGGACGGGGTCCGCATCTACGTGGACGCGGCCAGCCTGGACCTGGTGGACGGCACCGAAATCGACTTCGGCAAGCAGGGCCTGAGCGAGACCTTCACGTTCAAAAACCCCAACGCCACCGCTGAATGCGGCTGCGGCGAGAGCTTCACGACCGACGCCGACAAGGCCTGA
- the asnS gene encoding asparagine--tRNA ligase — MTVVSVEHALAGKIPEGGEATVRGWVRTVRGSAALAFVNVTDGSCFAPIQVVVNDTLSNFEAVKALTPGCSLIARGTLVKSQGKGQSFEIQAESVEIVGLVEDPLTYPIQPKPMSPEFLREVAHLRPRTNLFGAVTRIRNCLAQAVHRFFHQNGFNWISTPIITTSDAEGAGQMFRVSTLDMVNLPRNDKGEVDFSRDFFGKETFLTVSGQLNVEAYCLALSKVYTFGPTFRAENSNTTRHLAEFWMIEPEIAFADLAEDARLAEQFLKYLFRAVLDERGDDLAFLAERVDKNAITKLEGFINAPFEQIDYTEAVKLLQNSGKKFDFPVEWGLDLQTEHERWLTEEHIGRPVVVTNYPEHIKAFYMRLNDDGKTVAAMDVLAPGIGEIIGGSQREERLDVLDARMAQFGLDPAHYGWYRDFRRYGSVPHAGFGLGFERLVVYVCGLGNIRDAIPYPRAPGSAEF, encoded by the coding sequence ATGACGGTGGTCAGCGTTGAACATGCGCTTGCCGGGAAGATCCCGGAAGGCGGCGAGGCAACAGTACGGGGCTGGGTGCGCACGGTGCGCGGGTCTGCGGCGCTGGCCTTCGTCAATGTGACCGACGGTTCCTGCTTCGCCCCGATCCAGGTGGTGGTCAACGACACCCTGTCCAACTTCGAAGCGGTCAAGGCACTGACCCCGGGCTGCTCGCTGATCGCGCGCGGCACCCTGGTCAAGTCGCAGGGCAAGGGCCAGTCGTTTGAGATCCAGGCCGAATCCGTCGAGATCGTCGGCCTGGTCGAAGACCCGCTGACCTACCCGATCCAGCCCAAGCCGATGTCGCCGGAGTTCCTGCGCGAAGTGGCGCACCTGCGCCCGCGCACCAACCTGTTCGGCGCGGTCACCCGCATCCGCAACTGCCTGGCCCAGGCCGTGCACCGGTTCTTCCACCAGAACGGCTTCAACTGGATCAGCACCCCGATCATCACCACCTCCGACGCCGAAGGCGCGGGGCAGATGTTCCGCGTGTCGACCCTGGACATGGTCAACCTGCCGCGCAACGACAAGGGTGAGGTCGACTTCAGCCGTGATTTCTTCGGCAAGGAAACCTTCCTGACCGTGTCCGGCCAGCTCAACGTCGAGGCCTACTGCCTGGCGCTGAGCAAGGTGTACACCTTCGGCCCGACCTTCCGTGCCGAGAACTCCAACACCACCCGCCATCTGGCCGAGTTCTGGATGATCGAGCCGGAAATCGCCTTCGCCGACCTGGCCGAAGACGCGCGCCTGGCCGAGCAGTTCCTGAAGTACCTGTTCCGTGCGGTGCTGGACGAGCGCGGCGACGACCTGGCCTTCCTGGCCGAGCGCGTCGACAAGAACGCCATCACCAAGCTGGAAGGCTTCATCAACGCGCCGTTCGAGCAGATCGACTACACCGAGGCGGTGAAGCTGCTGCAGAACTCGGGCAAGAAGTTCGACTTCCCGGTGGAATGGGGCCTGGACCTGCAGACCGAGCACGAGCGCTGGCTGACCGAGGAGCACATCGGCCGCCCGGTGGTGGTGACCAACTACCCCGAGCACATCAAGGCTTTCTACATGCGCCTGAACGACGACGGCAAGACCGTTGCCGCGATGGACGTGCTGGCCCCGGGCATCGGCGAGATCATCGGCGGCAGCCAGCGCGAAGAGCGCCTGGACGTGCTGGATGCGCGCATGGCGCAATTCGGTCTGGACCCGGCGCACTACGGCTGGTACCGCGATTTCCGCCGCTACGGCTCGGTGCCGCATGCCGGCTTCGGCCTCGGCTTCGAACGCCTGGTGGTGTACGTGTGCGGGCTGGGCAACATCCGCGACGCCATCCCCTACCCGCGCGCACCGGGCAGCGCCGAGTTCTGA
- a CDS encoding FMN-binding negative transcriptional regulator yields MFTPSSFATRDLVWLDRLIARDAFVTVVTTGPDGLPFVTLLPVLYRRDGDAIVVEGHWAKANPQSRHSGPALLLVHGPHGYVSPGWYPDKESEGRVPTWNYAAAELRGTLETITDRDWLIDLLDRLSTHNETQVGSDWRFDPDDTRQAKLLPGIVGFRFRAEQVQIKLKLSQNHPDANQLSVIAALEAEGTPASRELAQWMRDVRDPAAAGG; encoded by the coding sequence GTGTTCACCCCGTCCTCCTTCGCCACGCGTGACCTGGTCTGGCTGGACCGGCTGATCGCCCGCGATGCGTTCGTGACCGTGGTGACCACCGGTCCCGACGGCCTGCCCTTCGTGACCCTGCTGCCAGTGCTGTACCGCCGCGATGGCGACGCCATCGTGGTTGAAGGGCATTGGGCCAAGGCCAACCCGCAGTCGCGTCACAGCGGCCCGGCACTGCTGCTGGTGCACGGTCCGCACGGTTATGTGTCACCGGGCTGGTACCCGGACAAGGAAAGCGAAGGCCGCGTTCCAACCTGGAACTACGCCGCCGCGGAACTGCGCGGCACGCTGGAAACCATCACCGACCGCGACTGGCTGATCGACCTGCTCGACCGGTTGAGCACCCATAACGAAACCCAGGTCGGCAGCGACTGGCGCTTCGACCCCGATGACACCCGCCAGGCCAAGCTGCTGCCGGGCATTGTCGGTTTCCGTTTCCGCGCCGAACAGGTGCAGATCAAACTCAAGCTGAGCCAGAACCACCCCGACGCCAACCAGCTGTCGGTGATTGCTGCCCTCGAGGCCGAAGGCACCCCCGCTTCCCGCGAGCTTGCGCAGTGGATGCGCGATGTTCGCGACCCGGCCGCCGCTGGCGGCTGA
- the can gene encoding carbonate dehydratase, with protein MKDIHKLLQNNRDWADRIEHEDPEFFAQLAKQQHPEYLWIGCSDSRVPANQIIGMAPGEVFVHRNIANVVVHTDLNCLSVIQYAVDQLKIKHILIVGHYGCGGVHASLNNVRVGLADNWLRHVSDVAQKHAAILDEIEDPDLKHARLCELNVIEQVVNACRSTIVQDAWARGQKLMVHGWVYSLKDGRVREMGIDVGAPEDLAPAYEKALAHVPRRGKRD; from the coding sequence ATGAAAGACATCCACAAGCTGCTGCAGAACAACCGCGACTGGGCCGACCGGATCGAGCACGAAGACCCGGAGTTTTTTGCCCAGCTGGCCAAGCAGCAGCACCCGGAATATCTGTGGATCGGTTGCTCGGACTCGCGCGTGCCGGCCAATCAGATCATCGGCATGGCCCCGGGTGAAGTGTTTGTCCACCGCAACATCGCCAACGTGGTGGTGCATACCGATCTGAACTGCCTGAGCGTGATCCAGTACGCCGTGGACCAGTTGAAGATCAAGCACATCCTGATCGTCGGCCACTACGGCTGCGGCGGCGTGCACGCCAGCCTGAACAACGTGCGCGTGGGCCTGGCTGACAACTGGCTGCGCCACGTCAGCGATGTCGCCCAGAAGCACGCTGCGATCCTTGATGAAATCGAAGATCCGGATCTGAAGCATGCGCGCCTGTGCGAGCTGAACGTGATCGAGCAGGTGGTCAATGCCTGCCGCTCGACCATCGTCCAGGACGCCTGGGCACGTGGCCAGAAGCTGATGGTGCACGGCTGGGTGTACAGCCTGAAAGACGGTCGCGTGCGCGAGATGGGCATCGACGTCGGTGCCCCGGAAGACCTGGCACCTGCCTACGAAAAGGCCCTGGCGCATGTGCCGCGCCGCGGCAAGCGCGACTGA
- a CDS encoding 3-hydroxyanthranilate 3,4-dioxygenase has translation MLPAPINLHAWIEENRHLLKPPVGNKMIENGDFIIMVVGGPNSRTDFHYDEGPEWFYQLEGEMTLKVQEDGKVRDIPIRAGEIFLLPAGVPHSPRRPAGGVGLVVERKRLPHERDGVMWFCERCNHKLYEVYFTLENIETDLPKVFAEYQADLELRTCDACGHVDPLPGG, from the coding sequence ATGCTGCCCGCCCCGATCAACCTGCACGCCTGGATCGAAGAGAACCGGCATCTGCTCAAGCCGCCGGTCGGCAACAAGATGATCGAGAACGGCGACTTCATCATCATGGTGGTGGGCGGCCCGAACAGCCGCACCGACTTCCATTACGACGAAGGCCCGGAGTGGTTCTACCAGTTGGAAGGGGAAATGACCCTGAAGGTGCAGGAAGACGGCAAGGTGCGCGACATTCCGATCCGCGCCGGCGAGATTTTCCTGCTGCCGGCCGGCGTGCCGCATTCGCCGCGCCGCCCGGCCGGCGGCGTCGGCCTGGTGGTGGAGCGCAAGCGCCTGCCGCATGAGCGCGACGGGGTGATGTGGTTCTGCGAGCGCTGCAACCACAAGCTGTACGAGGTGTACTTCACCCTGGAGAACATCGAGACGGATCTGCCGAAGGTGTTTGCCGAGTACCAGGCGGACCTGGAGCTACGCACCTGCGATGCCTGCGGGCACGTGGATCCGTTGCCGGGCGGGTGA
- the kynU gene encoding kynureninase, with amino-acid sequence MSELLSRSHAVALDAADPLRALRSEFVFPQHNHRDQTYFVGNSLGLQPRKAQAAVQDVMDKWGALAVEGHFTGDTQWLRYHRLVNEQLARVVGALPSEVVAMNTLSVNLHLMMVSFYRPTAQRPVILMEAGAFPTDRHAVESQIRFHGFNPDTDLVEVQPDEGNGTISQQAIERAIAEHGPRLALVLWPGVQYRSGQVFDLDAITRAARLQGANVGFDLAHSVGNVPLQLHDIAPDFAVWCHYKYLNSGPGAVAGAFVHERHHRDTTLPRFAGWWGHEEATRFKMAPQFVPAVGAEGWQLSNPPVLGLAPLRAALDVVDAAGGMEALRAKSLQLTGLLDALVRARLANVLEVLTPTEPERRGCQLSLRVIGGRERGRSLFEFLQTVGVLGDWREPDVIRISPTPLYNRYLDLHHFVEEVESWAGL; translated from the coding sequence ATGTCCGAACTGCTCAGCCGTTCCCATGCCGTCGCCCTGGATGCTGCCGACCCGCTGCGCGCCCTGCGCAGTGAATTCGTGTTCCCGCAGCACAACCACCGCGACCAGACCTACTTCGTGGGCAACTCGCTGGGCCTGCAGCCGCGCAAGGCCCAGGCGGCCGTGCAGGACGTGATGGACAAGTGGGGCGCGCTGGCGGTGGAAGGCCATTTCACCGGCGACACCCAATGGCTGCGCTACCACCGCCTGGTCAACGAGCAGCTGGCCCGGGTGGTCGGCGCACTGCCCAGCGAAGTGGTGGCGATGAACACCCTGAGCGTGAACCTGCACCTGATGATGGTCAGCTTCTATCGCCCGACCGCGCAGCGCCCGGTGATCCTGATGGAAGCCGGGGCTTTCCCCACCGACCGCCACGCGGTGGAATCGCAGATCCGCTTCCACGGTTTCAACCCCGATACCGACCTGGTCGAAGTGCAGCCAGACGAAGGCAACGGCACGATCTCGCAGCAGGCCATTGAACGCGCCATCGCCGAGCATGGCCCGCGCCTGGCGCTGGTGTTATGGCCGGGCGTGCAGTACCGCAGCGGCCAGGTGTTCGACCTGGACGCGATCACCCGCGCGGCACGCCTGCAGGGAGCCAACGTCGGCTTCGACCTGGCCCACTCGGTGGGCAACGTGCCACTGCAGCTGCACGACATCGCGCCCGACTTTGCGGTGTGGTGCCACTACAAGTACCTCAACAGCGGTCCGGGTGCCGTGGCGGGCGCGTTCGTGCACGAACGCCACCATCGCGATACCACGCTGCCGCGTTTTGCCGGCTGGTGGGGCCACGAGGAAGCCACCCGCTTCAAGATGGCCCCGCAGTTCGTGCCGGCAGTGGGTGCTGAAGGTTGGCAGCTGAGCAACCCGCCCGTGCTGGGCCTGGCCCCGCTGCGTGCGGCGCTGGACGTAGTCGATGCCGCCGGCGGCATGGAAGCGCTGCGCGCGAAGTCGCTGCAGCTCACCGGCCTGCTGGATGCGCTGGTGCGTGCCCGTCTGGCCAATGTGCTGGAAGTGCTGACCCCGACCGAGCCGGAGCGTCGCGGCTGCCAGCTTTCGCTGCGCGTGATCGGCGGTCGCGAACGCGGCCGCAGCCTGTTCGAGTTCCTGCAGACCGTCGGCGTGCTGGGCGACTGGCGCGAGCCCGACGTGATCCGCATCTCACCCACGCCGTTGTACAACCGTTACCTCGACCTGCATCACTTCGTCGAGGAAGTCGAATCCTGGGCCGGCCTGTAA